One window of the Halorussus sp. MSC15.2 genome contains the following:
- a CDS encoding aspartate ammonia-lyase translates to MTNDEDYRIEEDSLGEMQVPTDAYWGAQTQRALQNFPISGITFGRRFVRALGVVKKAAAQANRDLELIPEDKADAIVEAADEVIEGRHDDQFPVDVFQTGSGTSTNMNANEVIANRATEIYGGEVGTREIHPNDHVNFGQSSNDVIPTAMHVASLEAVEKDLLPALDALREALEAKEEEFDGVVKTGRTHLQDATPVRLGQEFGGYRTQVEKGLSRIDYVRDHLSELALGGTAVGTGLNTHPDFPEKAAEYISEETGVEFREADNHFEAQAAHDAMSEAHGALRTIAGSLNKIANDLRLLASGPRNGLGELEQPENQPGSSIMPGKINPVVAEAVNQVHKQVVGNDAAVSAGAAEGQIDLNLYKPVLAHNFLQSAEMLANASEVFGEKFVRKLEANEEHCEEQVEQSMALATALNPHIGYDKASDAAKTALKEGKTVKQVVVEKGYLSEEEAEEVIDPEAMTHRGILGRDD, encoded by the coding sequence ATGACTAACGACGAGGACTACCGGATAGAGGAGGACAGTCTCGGAGAGATGCAGGTCCCGACGGACGCCTACTGGGGCGCACAGACCCAGCGCGCGCTCCAGAACTTCCCCATCTCGGGAATCACGTTCGGTCGCCGGTTCGTCCGCGCGCTCGGAGTCGTCAAGAAGGCCGCCGCGCAGGCCAACCGGGACCTCGAACTGATTCCCGAGGACAAGGCCGACGCCATCGTGGAGGCCGCCGACGAGGTCATCGAGGGCCGCCACGACGACCAGTTCCCGGTGGACGTGTTCCAGACCGGGTCGGGCACCTCCACGAACATGAACGCCAACGAGGTCATCGCCAACCGCGCCACCGAAATCTACGGCGGTGAGGTCGGGACCCGCGAGATTCACCCCAACGACCACGTCAACTTCGGCCAGTCCAGCAACGACGTGATTCCCACCGCGATGCACGTCGCGTCGCTGGAAGCCGTCGAGAAGGACCTGCTCCCGGCGCTCGACGCGCTCCGCGAGGCGCTCGAAGCCAAGGAAGAGGAGTTCGACGGCGTGGTCAAGACCGGTCGCACTCACCTGCAGGACGCCACGCCGGTCCGCCTCGGACAGGAGTTCGGCGGCTACCGGACGCAGGTCGAGAAGGGTCTCTCCCGAATCGATTACGTGCGCGACCACCTCTCGGAACTCGCGCTCGGGGGCACCGCGGTCGGGACGGGTCTCAACACCCATCCGGACTTCCCGGAGAAGGCGGCCGAGTACATCTCCGAGGAGACCGGCGTCGAGTTCCGCGAGGCCGACAACCACTTCGAGGCGCAGGCCGCCCACGACGCGATGTCCGAGGCCCACGGCGCGCTCCGGACCATCGCGGGGTCGCTCAACAAGATAGCCAACGACCTCCGCCTGCTGGCCTCCGGCCCGCGGAACGGTCTCGGCGAACTCGAACAACCCGAGAACCAGCCCGGGAGTTCCATCATGCCCGGCAAAATCAACCCCGTGGTCGCCGAGGCGGTCAATCAGGTCCACAAGCAGGTCGTGGGCAACGACGCCGCCGTGAGCGCCGGGGCCGCCGAGGGCCAGATAGACCTCAACCTCTACAAACCGGTCCTCGCCCACAACTTCCTCCAGTCCGCGGAGATGCTCGCCAACGCCTCGGAGGTGTTCGGCGAGAAGTTCGTCCGGAAACTGGAGGCCAACGAGGAACACTGCGAGGAGCAGGTCGAACAGAGCATGGCACTGGCCACCGCGCTCAACCCCCACATCGGCTACGACAAGGCCAGCGACGCCGCCAAGACCGCCCTGAAGGAGGGCAAGACGGTCAAGCAAGTCGTCGTCGAGAAGGGCTACCTCAGCGAGGAGGAAGCCGAGGAGGTCATCGACCCCGAGGCGATGACCCATCGCGGCATCCTCGGTCGCGACGACTGA
- a CDS encoding TMEM165/GDT1 family protein: MTGWLEILVVAFTAQLAVLPGEKVQFIIAGLSTRYNPWGVVAAAGSAFAGWTALEIWLGSALKGALPTVYLDVFTAVLFLTFAVLLVRSAPEPGESVAETDGGVAAANELDVSVMGREVPNVVGGYLPIFAMMAAGEFGDKTQLVTIGLAVRFGAEPAIWAGEMLAIIPVSIANAFFFHKFSGKFDVRKAHYGGALLFLFFGLDTVLSILTGFSVWETAVGTVAGAITAALPV; this comes from the coding sequence ATGACCGGATGGCTCGAAATCCTCGTGGTGGCGTTCACCGCGCAGTTGGCCGTCCTCCCCGGCGAGAAGGTCCAGTTCATCATCGCGGGACTCTCCACGCGCTACAACCCGTGGGGCGTCGTCGCCGCGGCCGGGAGCGCGTTCGCCGGGTGGACCGCGCTGGAAATCTGGCTGGGTAGCGCGCTGAAGGGTGCGCTCCCCACCGTCTACCTCGACGTGTTCACCGCCGTCCTGTTCCTCACGTTCGCCGTCCTCCTCGTTCGGTCCGCCCCGGAACCGGGCGAGTCCGTCGCGGAGACCGACGGGGGCGTCGCGGCCGCGAACGAACTCGACGTGTCGGTGATGGGCCGCGAGGTTCCGAACGTCGTCGGCGGCTACCTCCCCATCTTCGCCATGATGGCGGCGGGGGAGTTCGGCGACAAGACCCAACTCGTCACCATCGGACTGGCGGTCCGGTTCGGGGCCGAACCCGCGATTTGGGCGGGCGAGATGTTGGCCATCATCCCGGTCAGCATCGCCAACGCGTTCTTCTTCCACAAGTTCTCGGGCAAGTTCGACGTGCGGAAGGCCCACTACGGCGGCGCGTTGCTGTTCCTGTTCTTCGGTCTCGACACCGTGTTGTCCATCCTCACCGGGTTCTCGGTCTGGGAGACCGCGGTCGGGACGGTCGCCGGCGCGATTACGGCCGCGCTCCCGGTCTGA
- a CDS encoding PH domain-containing protein → MEVLNPRVRLAWGVGAVVTAVVVGVVATVIDRFALGVGVWVGLAVAAVALALGVFFAVLRYRVWRFEVREDDLYLERGVLTRVNTVVPFVRVQHVDTQRGPVERTLGLASVVVYTAGSRGADVTIPGLTPERADDLQEQLRRLAIESERESDAV, encoded by the coding sequence ATGGAAGTGTTGAATCCGCGCGTCCGCCTCGCCTGGGGCGTCGGCGCAGTAGTGACCGCAGTCGTCGTGGGTGTCGTCGCGACAGTGATAGACCGATTCGCACTCGGCGTCGGCGTCTGGGTCGGACTGGCCGTCGCGGCCGTGGCGCTCGCGCTGGGGGTGTTCTTCGCGGTCCTCAGGTATCGCGTCTGGCGATTCGAGGTGCGCGAGGACGACCTCTACCTCGAACGCGGCGTCCTAACGCGGGTGAACACGGTCGTCCCCTTCGTCCGCGTCCAGCACGTCGATACCCAGCGCGGTCCGGTCGAGCGCACGCTCGGACTGGCGAGCGTCGTGGTCTACACCGCCGGGTCCCGCGGCGCGGACGTGACGATTCCGGGGCTGACGCCCGAACGCGCCGACGACCTGCAGGAGCAACTCCGTCGCCTCGCCATCGAGAGCGAGCGCGAGTCCGACGCGGTATGA
- a CDS encoding PH domain-containing protein, whose amino-acid sequence MKLHPISIPYRALSRGISVGIMLFFVGQSLTGTDVLPFPLAGPALVGLAALGVVAAALWQVAYYRRFEYELTDEGLEIASGVVSRRNREIPLGRIQNVDISRNVVQRALGVSVLDLETAGGGGTEASLRYVGYDEAKRLQREIQRRKRGEESEDGPDAATADERDETEELFELRTEELALLSALSFDFRYVSLLAFGPAALPFVPGVAELAVFGGLVLAAFLTVALWAVSAAVTFARYYGFRLTRVGDELRYERGLLQRYDGSIPLAKVQTLTLDANLLMRRFGYATLAVETAGYGPGQSPSQGSEAAIPLATRERVLRLAREVETFDLPAFERPPERARTRYAIRFALGVAALVGVLAVLWLITGQSVAWYVPFTPLALVLLAPVAAHLKWRNRGYATGEDHVFTRNGFWTRTTKVVPYYRVQTVIQTQTLFQRRKRWQLADVVIDTASSAGGAAAAVDLNAADATALREFVGEKLQDRLAERRTEDAGLGGRSDPE is encoded by the coding sequence ATGAAGCTTCACCCGATATCCATTCCCTACCGGGCGCTCTCGCGGGGCATCAGCGTCGGCATCATGCTGTTCTTCGTCGGCCAATCGCTGACGGGGACCGACGTCCTCCCCTTCCCGCTGGCGGGACCGGCGCTGGTCGGTCTCGCGGCCCTCGGCGTCGTCGCCGCCGCGCTCTGGCAGGTCGCCTACTACCGCCGGTTCGAGTACGAACTCACCGACGAGGGTCTCGAAATCGCCTCGGGAGTCGTCTCGCGGCGCAACCGCGAGATTCCGCTCGGTCGCATCCAGAACGTGGACATCTCGCGTAACGTGGTCCAGCGCGCGCTCGGCGTCTCGGTCCTCGACCTCGAGACAGCGGGCGGCGGCGGGACCGAGGCCAGCCTCCGGTACGTCGGCTACGACGAGGCCAAGCGCCTCCAGCGCGAGATTCAGCGCCGCAAGCGGGGCGAGGAATCAGAAGACGGACCCGACGCCGCGACTGCCGACGAGCGCGACGAGACCGAGGAACTCTTCGAACTCCGGACCGAGGAACTGGCCCTGTTGAGCGCGCTCTCGTTCGACTTCCGGTACGTCTCGCTGCTCGCGTTCGGCCCGGCCGCGCTCCCGTTCGTGCCCGGCGTGGCGGAACTCGCGGTGTTCGGCGGTCTCGTGCTGGCGGCGTTCCTCACGGTCGCGCTCTGGGCGGTCAGCGCCGCGGTCACGTTCGCCCGATACTACGGCTTCCGACTCACGCGCGTCGGCGACGAACTCCGGTACGAGCGCGGCCTGCTCCAGCGATACGACGGGTCGATTCCGCTGGCCAAAGTCCAGACGCTCACGCTCGACGCCAACCTCCTGATGCGGCGGTTCGGCTACGCCACGCTCGCCGTCGAGACGGCGGGCTACGGGCCGGGACAGTCGCCCTCGCAGGGGTCCGAGGCCGCGATTCCGCTGGCGACCCGCGAGCGAGTGCTTCGACTCGCCCGCGAGGTGGAGACGTTCGACCTGCCGGCGTTCGAGCGCCCGCCCGAGCGAGCGCGGACCCGGTACGCGATTCGGTTCGCGCTGGGCGTCGCTGCACTGGTCGGCGTGCTGGCGGTCCTCTGGCTAATCACCGGGCAATCGGTCGCGTGGTACGTCCCGTTCACCCCGCTCGCACTCGTCCTCCTCGCCCCCGTGGCGGCCCACCTCAAGTGGCGCAACCGCGGCTACGCGACGGGCGAAGACCACGTCTTCACGCGAAACGGGTTCTGGACGCGGACGACGAAGGTGGTGCCCTACTACCGGGTCCAAACCGTCATCCAGACCCAGACGCTCTTCCAGCGACGGAAACGGTGGCAGTTGGCCGACGTCGTAATCGACACCGCGAGTTCTGCGGGCGGCGCGGCCGCGGCGGTGGACCTGAACGCCGCGGACGCGACGGCGTTGCGGGAGTTCGTCGGCGAGAAGCTACAGGACCGTCTGGCGGAACGGCGGACCGAAGACGCCGGGTTGGGCGGTCGCTCCGACCCGGAGTGA